GGAAACGTATATTTTTCTTCCTGATTTCTTACCATAAAGGAATGGATTTCCTTTTTTGCATTCTTTTTCAGAAAATTGAGGAGCGTATTTTCATCCGCATCCGCGCCAAGCGTCTCCAAAAGGTAATTTCGATCGGGATATTCTCCTCTGCTCCAGGCGGCATCCAAAATATCCAAGACCGAAGAAAGCATTTTCTTTGCCTGAGGATCCACTTCTTGCTCGCCTGAGCGAGCCATTACGGCTTCTTCGCCCACGGCCAAAGCGGCTGCGGCTCTCGTCTTCGATCCGAATTCCGCTGCATCCTTCTCTTTTACGCGCTTTTCCGCAATTCTCAGTTTTTCTTCCTGAGCGGCTCTAGTCTTGGCTTCGAGAACTCTCTTATTCTGTTCAGCAGCGAGCCTAGCCCGAATTTCTTCGGCCTCGAAGCGATGAACCATGTTATTACCGAATAAAGAACGCCAGAATTTGGTAAAGAAAGGAAGATACTTAAATAAAGACGAATATTCTAATTTCTCGAATTGGCCCGCGGCTTCCTTAGATTCCAGAAAGTCCTTGATATTCATTTTTCCAAGCACGCGGATTTCGCTATCGTTCCCTGTCGCGGAAAGAACCCGTTTCGCGTTATCGATAGCGCCTTGAATACAATCCTTATGTAACACAAAATTGTACATGTTCTTTTTGTCGGCGAATTCGGCGTGCAGAATCATTTCATGATTTACGATAAGATTGCTAATTTCATCTTCTATAGGTTCTCCGCGGAATCTAAGATAATTCAAGTCGACAAGTCGATTTGCGGATCGCACATAATCCAGAAGTTCAGAAAGTTTGGCTCGTTTTTCTTCTTTTTCTTTCTTTTCCTTTTCCTCCTCTTCGAAATGTATAAGAGTCAAAAGTTCTTCCATCGCGGTTTTCTGATCTCCGTACGCCGGACTTAAAAACGGCAGCACTTGCGCCGCTAAAGCCCTGGTATTATTCAGTTCTTCCTGACTAAAGTTTCCTAAAACGCCGATTCTCTGAAGTTCGGGAATAATTTTATCCTTTAGATATTTCTTATATACATCCAGGCGGGCGATAATTTCATCCTGAATATTATAATAAAAAACGGATCGATTCCCGGGACTTAATGCGTGCTCGTTCCGGAAGAAATACAAATTCTTAGAATCTACTAGCCGCTTTAAAACCGGCTTTAAATGGATGTTGATCGTCGTTTGCTTAAGCGCCGGAGTGGTATCGTATTGATCCTGGAAAAGACTGCCGATTTCGGACGACGCGTATGTTTCGCTCAATCGATTAGCGTCGATGCATTCCCAAATCCATTTTTGAAAGTTTTCCGTGCCGGGGAATTTTCGCCTTTCCTTAATCCATCGTTGAATGGAACTAAAGGAAGTCTGATTGACCCCTTCCACGTAACGATGACTAGACCCGGCATCCGCCTGAGACGGTCTGGCAAACACCGTCATTAATCGAAGTGAAGAAGCGATCAATTTGCCGTCCGACAAATCGCCAGTCGGGTCATAATCCACCATTGAGATCTTTTTGATCAAAGGCGGATTATGACGGGAAGTAACTTCCTTTAGATAAGCGAAGACTCTTTCCTTGTCCAGAGTCAGTTCGCGTGCTAATTGTTCCGTAGTAGGTAGAATCTTATTTGCGACGAACTTTTCAGTCCAGTCCGCGACTATGAGAACTAGCTTATATATGCCTTTATATTGGAAGTCGCCTCGAGCTTCTAGAGCCTGGGCCAACTGTAACGTAGAGTTGTAATCCGCAACCTTCAGTTCCGGTGATTGGGGATCCAGCACGTTTGTTTCCTCTCTTACAGTAGGTTTTTCCTGTACATAAGTTCAGCGTTCAAAAGAGCAGCGCCGGCCGCACCTCTGATCGTATTATGACTCAACACCACATACTTCCAATCTAAGAGAGGATCCGGACGCAAACGACCGATGACGGTCGACATACTCTTCCCGGTATCCAAATCCAATCTTGGCTGCGGCCTATCTTCTTCTTCTCTATAAACGATGGGAGAAGACGGTGCTAACGGTAGTCCGAGTTCCTGAGGTTCTCCTTTAAAAGAAGACCAGGCATCGAGTATCTGTTGCTCCGTTACTTTTTTTTTCAATTTCACGGACACGCAAACGGTATGTCCGTCAAACACCGGCACGCGATTGCAATGCGCGGAAATAGGAAAATCAGCGTTTATAATCTTGCCGTTTTCGACTTTCCCGAGACACTTCAATGGTTCAATCTCGGCCTTTTCCTCTTCTCCACCGATAAATGGGACGACATTTCCTAATATATCCATACTAGGAACTCCCGGATATCCGGCTCCGGAGACGGCTTGCATCGAAAAAATCATAACCGCTTCGATTCCGAAAAGATCGAATAGAGGCTTTAAGGAGATCGTAACTCCCATGATAGTGCAATTAGAATTTGTAATGATCTTGCCCGGTGTTGTTTGAGCGGGAAGAACGGCAAGATGTGCGGCATTCACTTCCGCCGAAAGCAGCGGAACGTTTTCCACCATTCTATGATTTTTAGAATTGGAGATGATATGCACGCCGGCATTGGCGTAAGCAGTTTCAACTTCTCCCGCAATGTTAGCATCTAAACCGGAAAAAGCCAGCTTGACCCCCGGCGTTTTTGAAGGCTCCGGCGTTGTAACGATTATGTCCCTAGCATATGCGGGGATATCCGAAGATATCTTCCATCGCTTCTTCATTACATTACCGTACGTTTTGCCCGCACTATTCTCGGACGCACATAGATGAGTAACTTGGAAATAGGGATGGTTCTCCAAAAGTTGGATGAACCTCTGTCCGACAGAGCCAGTGGCTCCTAGTACAGCTACGTTTACTTTGCTCATATCCTTCCGTCGTTAGACCTCTACTTTATTCAGGCCCCTTTTTGATCTATTTTTTTCCCAACCCAACCGTTGTCATTCGACAAATTTAATGATCTCCCCCGCATATACCGGACTCATTTTTTTCATGGCGGGATATGTGAAGTGGTGATAGTCACTGAAATCGATCGGGTCGAGTCGATCTTTAAAATCCGAAAACATAACTCCTCGTCCGGAAATGCTACGAAGATATTCCAAATGGCTTCGATACCACGTAGATTCACGGTACCAATCTAGACTGATCGGATTTTCAGGATTATTGATTAAAAGTACGGGGATGTTCGACGCCCTCATT
The Leptospira fainei serovar Hurstbridge str. BUT 6 genome window above contains:
- the asd gene encoding aspartate-semialdehyde dehydrogenase, coding for MSKVNVAVLGATGSVGQRFIQLLENHPYFQVTHLCASENSAGKTYGNVMKKRWKISSDIPAYARDIIVTTPEPSKTPGVKLAFSGLDANIAGEVETAYANAGVHIISNSKNHRMVENVPLLSAEVNAAHLAVLPAQTTPGKIITNSNCTIMGVTISLKPLFDLFGIEAVMIFSMQAVSGAGYPGVPSMDILGNVVPFIGGEEEKAEIEPLKCLGKVENGKIINADFPISAHCNRVPVFDGHTVCVSVKLKKKVTEQQILDAWSSFKGEPQELGLPLAPSSPIVYREEEDRPQPRLDLDTGKSMSTVIGRLRPDPLLDWKYVVLSHNTIRGAAGAALLNAELMYRKNLL